A single genomic interval of Streptomyces showdoensis harbors:
- a CDS encoding NAD(P)-dependent oxidoreductase, giving the protein MNTTDTTHGTDTPHGTPAARRGIAFLGLGSMGLPMARRLLDAGHPLTVWNRTAAKADGLVAAGAVRATGPAEAVADADVVVTMLADPAAALAVADAMIPALRPGTHWIDTSTVGPDTVRALAARLPEGVTLIDAPVMGSVDRAATGELLVLAGGDTGPVAEVLELLGSVTACGGPGTGAALKLVLINAAIGGVALVAESLTLADALGLPRELALRTLAAGPLAGAVGRATATGSHFPVALAAKDVDLATRAAELPVLAAVHAALTRDPALAGEDLAALAR; this is encoded by the coding sequence ATGAACACCACGGACACCACGCACGGTACGGACACCCCGCACGGCACGCCCGCCGCCCGCCGCGGGATCGCCTTCCTCGGCCTCGGCTCCATGGGCCTGCCCATGGCCCGCCGCCTCCTCGACGCCGGTCACCCGCTGACCGTCTGGAACCGCACCGCCGCCAAGGCCGACGGGCTCGTCGCCGCCGGGGCCGTGCGCGCCACCGGGCCCGCCGAGGCGGTGGCGGACGCCGACGTCGTCGTCACCATGCTGGCCGACCCGGCCGCCGCGCTCGCCGTCGCCGACGCGATGATCCCGGCCCTGCGCCCCGGCACGCACTGGATCGACACCTCGACCGTCGGCCCCGACACCGTGCGCGCCCTCGCCGCGCGGCTGCCCGAGGGCGTCACCCTGATCGACGCGCCGGTCATGGGCAGCGTCGACCGGGCCGCGACGGGCGAGCTGCTCGTCCTCGCGGGCGGCGACACCGGGCCCGTCGCGGAGGTCCTGGAGCTGCTCGGCTCCGTCACGGCCTGCGGCGGCCCGGGTACCGGGGCCGCCCTCAAGCTGGTGCTCATCAACGCGGCCATCGGCGGGGTCGCCCTGGTCGCCGAGTCGCTGACCCTCGCCGACGCGCTGGGCCTGCCCCGCGAACTCGCCCTGCGCACCCTCGCCGCGGGCCCCCTCGCGGGCGCCGTCGGCCGGGCCACGGCGACCGGCTCGCACTTCCCGGTCGCCCTCGCCGCGAAGGACGTGGACCTGGCGACCCGGGCGGCCGAGCTGCCCGTCCTCGCGGCCGTGCACGCCGCCCTGACCCGCGACCCGGCCCTCGCGGGCGAGGACCTGGCCGCGCTCGCCCGCTGA
- a CDS encoding pyroglutamyl peptidase: MLALALTAASLAVGAPPAHAAQAPAVTVEEARLDRAAPQEILRRGGFDGLAPEFADALAHARTIRQAERTVVRYGSGLWRQAVDRAQGRGPLRGDLSRDDDRPLYWARLALTRELRGWQPRFGVTEEGRARLLDRLERSSRGQDSIRYPAGRGVKRILLTGFDPFTLDRDVRISNPSGATALALDGTWLRTADGSLARVETAVFPVRWEDFADGTVERTLRPHLPEVDLFTTVSQGRPGRFDIERTNGAWRGGFPDNENLSRTGTVPVPPDPADGPAAQPQWTSTTLPYAAITAAATGRFPVYDNTSVTELPAGTDTPVVRPAGPTPGSLARAGGGGNYLSNEIAYRATLLRDRLGLTRLPGGHVHTPVLQFGADNADPATGTVTDPEFVRNRLDIIAQVRAVVAVAAGS; the protein is encoded by the coding sequence ATGCTCGCCCTCGCCCTCACCGCCGCCTCGCTCGCCGTGGGGGCCCCGCCCGCCCACGCGGCGCAGGCGCCGGCCGTCACCGTGGAGGAGGCCAGACTCGACCGGGCCGCACCCCAGGAGATCCTGCGGCGCGGCGGATTCGACGGCCTGGCGCCGGAGTTCGCCGACGCGCTCGCGCACGCCCGCACGATCCGGCAGGCCGAGCGGACCGTCGTGCGGTACGGATCGGGGCTGTGGCGGCAGGCGGTCGACCGGGCGCAGGGGCGCGGACCGCTGCGCGGAGACCTCTCCCGGGACGACGACCGGCCGCTGTACTGGGCGCGGCTCGCGCTCACCCGCGAACTGCGCGGCTGGCAGCCCCGGTTCGGGGTCACCGAGGAGGGCCGGGCCCGGCTCCTGGACCGGCTGGAGCGCTCCTCCCGCGGCCAGGACTCGATCCGCTACCCGGCGGGCAGGGGCGTCAAGCGGATCCTGCTGACCGGCTTCGACCCCTTCACCCTCGACCGGGACGTGCGGATCAGCAACCCCTCCGGGGCCACCGCGCTCGCCCTGGACGGCACCTGGCTGCGCACCGCCGACGGCTCCCTCGCCCGGGTCGAGACGGCCGTCTTCCCGGTCCGCTGGGAGGACTTCGCGGACGGCACGGTCGAGCGGACGCTGCGCCCGCACCTGCCGGAGGTCGACCTGTTCACCACGGTGAGCCAGGGCCGCCCCGGCCGCTTCGACATCGAGCGCACCAACGGCGCCTGGCGCGGCGGCTTCCCGGACAACGAGAACCTGTCCAGGACCGGGACGGTGCCCGTGCCGCCCGACCCGGCGGACGGTCCCGCGGCGCAGCCCCAGTGGACGTCGACGACCCTCCCGTACGCGGCGATCACGGCGGCCGCCACCGGACGCTTCCCCGTGTACGACAACACCTCGGTGACCGAGCTCCCCGCCGGGACGGACACCCCCGTGGTCCGCCCCGCCGGGCCGACGCCGGGCTCGCTGGCCCGGGCGGGCGGCGGCGGGAACTACCTCTCCAACGAGATCGCCTACCGGGCCACCCTGCTGCGCGACCGGCTCGGCCTGACCCGGCTGCCCGGCGGCCATGTGCACACCCCGGTGCTCCAGTTCGGCGCCGACAACGCGGACCCGGCGACGGGCACGGTCACCGATCCGGAGTTCGTGCGCAACCGGCTGGACATCATCGCCCAGGTGCGGGCCGTCGTGGCGGTGGCCGCCGGCTCCTGA
- a CDS encoding TetR/AcrR family transcriptional regulator, translating to MARARSEERRAEIVRAALEVIAERGYRGASLGAVAERVGLTQQGLLHYFPTKEALLVAVLEERDRWDTSGGRDRERWRLDLMESLVEYNAMRPGIVQTFSALLGESVTEDHPARAFFTERYTQVRENMAEVLRAEFGDELPGGLTPERVAPLLTAVMDGLQYQWLLDPDAVDMGASFRDFLALLREDSKRSA from the coding sequence ATGGCGCGGGCCAGGAGCGAGGAGCGGCGGGCGGAGATCGTCCGCGCCGCCCTCGAGGTGATCGCCGAGCGCGGCTACCGGGGCGCCTCCCTCGGCGCGGTCGCCGAGCGGGTCGGGCTCACCCAGCAGGGGCTGCTGCACTACTTCCCGACCAAGGAGGCGCTGCTCGTCGCCGTCCTGGAGGAGCGCGACCGCTGGGACACCAGCGGCGGCCGGGACCGCGAGCGCTGGCGGCTGGACCTCATGGAGTCGCTGGTGGAGTACAACGCGATGCGCCCCGGCATCGTGCAGACCTTCTCCGCCCTGCTCGGCGAGAGCGTCACCGAGGACCACCCGGCGCGGGCCTTCTTCACCGAGCGCTACACCCAGGTGCGGGAGAACATGGCCGAGGTCCTGCGCGCCGAGTTCGGCGACGAGCTCCCCGGCGGCCTCACCCCGGAGCGGGTGGCGCCGCTGCTCACGGCGGTCATGGACGGGCTGCAGTACCAGTGGCTGCTGGACCCGGACGCGGTGGACATGGGGGCGTCCTTCCGGGACTTCCTGGCGCTGCTCAGGGAGGACTCGAAGCGATCGGCCTGA
- a CDS encoding beta-glucosidase family protein codes for MPETNATDPTDATSPTSADAVREAAVEAALAKLDLDTKARLLAGQDMWSLPALPEIGLASLVMSDGPIGVRGVRWTADDPSVALPSPTALAATWDPELARRAGRLLAQEARRKGVHVLLAPTVNLHRTPLGGRHFEAYSEDPYLTGAIGTGYVRGVQDGGVGTTVKHYVGNDAETDRFTVDSRIAPRPLRELYLAPFEAIVRNAHPWGIMTAYNRVNGTTMTEHRYLVNEVLRGEWGFDGYNVSDWMAARDTKGDIEGGMDVAMPGPHTVYGAALAAAVRTGDVEESAVDAAVRNVLRLAARVGALEGAPPVVAEPPAAIDGDALAREVARRGFVLVRNEDGALPLRPGSVALSGAAARDARVLGGGSAQVFPAHTVSPLDGLAAALPEGALTFHVGADPSEELAPADQGFTLRAVCRDADGTVLGEGTLPNGQVQWIGDDLPAGVTHEALASIEVIGSFTPRETGEHSFGTRGLGAFALAVAGETLFEGVQAMGPETDPFEAFFGSPVERGRVALTAGETVEVSLLHTLDKEFAAPLPAVMFSFVHLGPRRDPDELIAEAVEAARAADTAVVVVATTERVESEGFDRKDLALPGRQDDLVRAVAAANPNTVVVVNAGSPVEMPWREEVAAVLLSWFPGQEGGAALADVLTGAEEPGGRLPTTWPVALADVPVTEVTPTDGELHYDEGVFIGYRAWDKAGADPAYAFGHGLGYTTWTYDSLVVTPDSATVRVTNTGARPGRETVQIYLAPVTDSVERPARWLAAFASVEAGAGETVEATVELPRRAFEIWDEEKNAWTLVTGGYQVLAAHSLADARLTATLEL; via the coding sequence GTGCCGGAGACGAACGCGACGGACCCGACGGACGCCACGAGCCCCACGAGCGCGGACGCCGTGCGCGAGGCGGCCGTCGAGGCGGCCCTGGCCAAGCTCGACCTGGACACCAAGGCCCGGCTGCTCGCCGGCCAGGACATGTGGTCGCTGCCGGCCCTGCCCGAGATCGGTCTGGCCTCCCTGGTCATGTCCGACGGCCCGATCGGCGTCCGCGGCGTCCGCTGGACCGCCGACGACCCGTCCGTCGCCCTGCCCTCGCCGACCGCCCTCGCCGCCACCTGGGACCCGGAGCTCGCCCGCCGGGCCGGCCGGCTTCTCGCCCAGGAGGCCCGCCGCAAGGGCGTCCACGTCCTCCTCGCCCCCACCGTCAACCTGCACCGCACGCCGCTGGGCGGCCGGCACTTCGAGGCCTACAGCGAGGACCCGTACCTCACCGGCGCCATCGGCACCGGCTACGTCCGGGGCGTCCAGGACGGCGGCGTCGGCACCACCGTCAAGCACTACGTCGGCAACGACGCGGAGACCGACCGCTTCACCGTCGACAGCAGGATCGCCCCGCGCCCGCTCCGCGAGCTCTACCTCGCGCCCTTCGAGGCCATCGTCAGGAACGCCCACCCCTGGGGCATCATGACCGCCTACAACCGGGTCAACGGCACGACCATGACCGAGCACCGGTACCTCGTCAACGAGGTCCTGCGCGGCGAATGGGGCTTCGACGGCTACAACGTCTCCGACTGGATGGCCGCCCGCGACACCAAGGGCGACATCGAGGGCGGCATGGACGTCGCCATGCCCGGCCCGCACACCGTGTACGGCGCGGCGCTCGCCGCCGCCGTCCGCACCGGCGACGTCGAGGAGTCCGCCGTCGACGCCGCCGTCCGCAACGTGCTGCGGCTCGCCGCCCGCGTCGGCGCCCTCGAAGGCGCCCCGCCGGTCGTCGCCGAGCCGCCCGCCGCGATCGACGGCGACGCCCTCGCCCGCGAGGTCGCCCGCCGCGGCTTCGTCCTCGTCCGCAACGAGGACGGCGCCCTGCCGCTCCGGCCCGGCAGCGTCGCCCTCTCCGGCGCCGCCGCCCGCGACGCCCGCGTCCTCGGCGGCGGCTCCGCCCAGGTCTTCCCCGCCCACACCGTCTCCCCGCTCGACGGCCTCGCCGCCGCGCTGCCCGAGGGCGCGCTCACCTTCCACGTCGGCGCCGACCCCAGCGAGGAGCTCGCCCCCGCCGACCAGGGCTTCACCCTCCGCGCGGTCTGCCGCGACGCCGACGGCACCGTCCTCGGCGAGGGCACCCTCCCCAACGGCCAGGTCCAGTGGATCGGCGACGACCTCCCGGCCGGCGTCACCCACGAGGCCCTCGCCTCCATCGAGGTCATCGGCAGCTTCACGCCCCGCGAGACCGGCGAGCACTCCTTCGGCACCCGCGGCCTCGGCGCCTTCGCGCTCGCCGTCGCCGGCGAGACGCTGTTCGAAGGCGTCCAGGCGATGGGCCCCGAGACCGACCCCTTCGAGGCGTTCTTCGGCTCGCCCGTCGAGCGCGGCCGGGTCGCCCTCACCGCCGGCGAGACCGTCGAGGTCTCCCTGCTGCACACCCTGGACAAGGAGTTCGCGGCCCCGCTCCCGGCCGTCATGTTCTCCTTCGTCCACCTCGGTCCGCGCCGTGACCCCGACGAACTGATCGCCGAAGCCGTCGAGGCCGCCCGCGCCGCCGACACCGCCGTCGTGGTCGTCGCCACCACCGAGCGCGTCGAGTCCGAGGGCTTCGACCGCAAGGACCTCGCCCTGCCCGGACGCCAGGACGACCTCGTCCGGGCCGTCGCCGCCGCCAACCCGAACACCGTGGTCGTCGTCAACGCCGGCTCCCCGGTCGAGATGCCCTGGCGCGAGGAGGTCGCCGCCGTCCTGCTCAGCTGGTTCCCCGGCCAGGAGGGCGGCGCCGCGCTCGCCGACGTCCTCACCGGCGCCGAGGAGCCCGGCGGCCGGCTCCCCACCACCTGGCCCGTCGCCCTCGCCGACGTGCCCGTCACCGAGGTCACCCCGACCGACGGCGAACTCCACTACGACGAGGGCGTGTTCATCGGGTACCGCGCCTGGGACAAGGCCGGCGCCGACCCCGCGTACGCCTTCGGCCACGGCCTCGGCTACACCACCTGGACCTACGACTCCCTCGTCGTCACCCCGGACAGCGCCACCGTGCGCGTCACCAACACCGGTGCGCGCCCCGGCCGCGAGACCGTCCAGATCTACCTCGCGCCCGTCACCGATTCCGTCGAGCGCCCGGCCCGCTGGCTGGCCGCCTTCGCGAGCGTCGAGGCCGGCGCGGGCGAGACCGTCGAGGCGACCGTCGAACTGCCCCGCCGCGCCTTCGAGATCTGGGACGAGGAGAAGAACGCCTGGACCCTCGTCACCGGCGGCTACCAGGTGCTCGCCGCGCACTCGCTGGCCGACGCGCGCCTGACCGCGACCCTGGAGCTCTGA